In the Lampris incognitus isolate fLamInc1 chromosome 11, fLamInc1.hap2, whole genome shotgun sequence genome, one interval contains:
- the LOC130121070 gene encoding uncharacterized protein KIAA2012 homolog: MEVVRREQVERDRERRRQEEKRRQLERLWRMREEEEERRAAERERLHQEEERRREEESRRLQEMEESERMGYLRRQQEEEEARRRAEEERRRRGEEAALFAMEESRIQAEQFARQRVLLEQQLAFKRGLLTEAGGLEKTQDVSRPWIYSYFTLLELSRPTQSDPNSQTPNL, translated from the exons atggaggtggTGAGACGGGAgcaggtggagagagacagagagagaaggaggcaggaggagaagaggagacagCTGGAGCGTCTCTGGAGgatgagagaagaggaggaagagaggagggcaG CTGAACGGGAGCGCCTTCATCAGGAggaggaaagaaggagagaggaggaaagcaggaggctgcaggagatggaggagagtgagaggatgGGGTACCTCCGCAGAcagcaagaggaggaggaggcaaggaggagagcagaggaggagaggaggaggagaggggaggaggctGCTCTGTTTGCCATGGAGGAGTCCCGCATACAGGCTGAGCAATTCGCCAG ACAGAGAGTGCTGTTGGAACAGCAGTTGGCCTTTAAACGGGGTCTACTTACAGAGGCAGGGGGTCTGGAGAAGACTCAGGATGTATCCAGACCATGGATCTATTCATATTTCACACTCTTAGAGCTATCACGCCCAACCCAATCTGATCCTAACTCCCAAACCCCAAACCTTTAA